A window of Acidobacteriota bacterium contains these coding sequences:
- a CDS encoding exo-alpha-sialidase, with translation MRSARVSMNAVSLKDRIRLLPAVCLLLLLAGSGCTLPGPSPTEFESVSLGKDQWQFIGGEWEESAEGVMTPPRKVADEHLAFNTSRAYTDFEAEFDFRWNIQNCGAGLIFRARDARHYYMAHFPCTGQQYRAEHFWAAISKVDESGWVHFLQKELVSGAPSEIGIWHKVRLVVEGPEFRLWVNGRPQPVVRDDTYAGPGFVGLESFNARDPDTIGPYGDPIVNIGAGSSFRNVRIRGRKDASVAWDPGPKPVRNYIYPLGDTPLGKWQYASSLGRAPNGDLIMKLAVAKEHLVPGAVQVLLRSTDNARSWSEPWKLPEALKSGSFHTGPDGLLRLHWVQNEPPFRILTAASSDNGKTWGDIEERGRMKFAKGLEVGNAYVGKIVELKNGTLLRFGYAVGPNESVHGAIKEKGGVRYWGPITEADFGFSIRSTDGGKTWSDPVDVNGPNPSPHYFMVAKETGSEVSAAETRQGHVVALIRAYTSPWMWESWSTDGGKSWSPAARGPFPMYAATNSMTSTASGYLVIAGRHPGVGLQVSRDDGMTWRTTRIDTPFYANGFSLEVEPDVVLYIYDGKYSDPQVRAQLIRVTPEKAEPVRVSGG, from the coding sequence ATGCGGTCAGCCAGAGTTTCCATGAATGCCGTTTCCCTGAAGGATCGAATCCGGCTGCTGCCGGCCGTCTGCCTGCTCCTGCTGCTGGCAGGGTCCGGCTGCACCCTCCCCGGCCCGTCCCCGACGGAGTTCGAGTCAGTGAGCCTCGGCAAGGACCAGTGGCAGTTCATCGGAGGGGAGTGGGAGGAGAGCGCGGAGGGGGTGATGACTCCGCCCAGGAAGGTGGCCGACGAGCACCTGGCCTTCAACACCAGCCGGGCCTATACCGACTTCGAGGCCGAGTTCGACTTCCGCTGGAACATCCAGAACTGCGGCGCCGGGCTGATCTTTCGCGCCCGAGATGCCCGGCATTACTACATGGCCCACTTCCCCTGCACCGGCCAACAGTACCGCGCGGAACACTTCTGGGCGGCCATCTCCAAGGTGGACGAATCGGGGTGGGTGCACTTTCTGCAGAAGGAGCTGGTCAGCGGCGCGCCCAGCGAGATCGGGATCTGGCACAAGGTCAGACTGGTGGTCGAGGGGCCGGAATTTCGTCTCTGGGTGAATGGCCGCCCGCAACCGGTGGTCAGGGACGACACCTACGCCGGACCGGGCTTCGTGGGCTTGGAGAGCTTTAACGCCCGGGATCCCGACACCATCGGCCCTTACGGGGATCCCATCGTCAATATCGGGGCCGGCAGCAGTTTCCGAAACGTGAGGATTCGGGGGCGGAAAGACGCCTCGGTGGCCTGGGACCCGGGTCCCAAGCCGGTCCGGAACTATATCTACCCCCTGGGCGACACCCCTCTGGGCAAGTGGCAGTACGCCTCCAGTCTGGGGCGGGCTCCCAACGGCGACCTGATCATGAAGCTGGCGGTGGCCAAGGAGCACCTGGTCCCCGGAGCCGTGCAGGTGCTGCTCCGCTCCACCGACAACGCCAGAAGCTGGTCCGAGCCTTGGAAGCTTCCGGAGGCCCTCAAGAGCGGATCCTTCCACACCGGTCCCGACGGCCTGCTGCGGCTGCACTGGGTCCAGAACGAGCCTCCCTTCCGGATTCTCACCGCCGCCTCCAGCGACAACGGCAAGACCTGGGGGGACATCGAGGAGCGGGGCCGCATGAAGTTCGCCAAGGGCCTGGAGGTGGGAAACGCCTACGTGGGAAAGATAGTGGAACTGAAGAACGGGACTCTGCTGCGCTTCGGCTACGCGGTGGGACCCAACGAGAGCGTGCACGGCGCCATCAAGGAGAAAGGCGGGGTTCGTTACTGGGGACCCATCACCGAGGCCGATTTCGGCTTCTCCATCCGCTCGACCGACGGGGGGAAGACCTGGTCGGATCCGGTTGACGTCAACGGCCCCAACCCCAGTCCCCACTACTTCATGGTGGCCAAGGAGACGGGTTCGGAGGTCTCGGCGGCGGAGACCCGCCAGGGACATGTCGTAGCCCTGATTCGGGCCTACACCTCGCCCTGGATGTGGGAGAGCTGGTCCACCGACGGGGGCAAGAGCTGGAGTCCGGCCGCCCGGGGACCCTTCCCCATGTACGCGGCCACCAACTCCATGACCTCCACCGCTTCCGGTTACCTGGTGATCGCCGGGCGCCATCCCGGAGTGGGCCTGCAGGTGAGCCGGGACGACGGCATGACCTGGCGGACGACACGGATCGACACGCCCTTCTACGCCAACGGATTCTCACTGGAGGTGGAGCCCGACGTGGTGCTCTACATCTACGACGGGAAGTATTCGGATCCCCAAGTGCGGGCCCAGCTCATCCGGGTCACTCCGGAGAAGGCCGAGCCGGTTCGAGTCAGCGGGGGATGA
- a CDS encoding aldehyde dehydrogenase family protein, with the protein MLRPSIEPRTRQGREYIAGEWKAHREELEVLNPSDHSVIGSVPVSQVESLDRAVAAANDALGTWGNHLKWSWVRRAEVVDTWVQQVRKHQSELALLMAIESGKHLDESSADVVEAIHMLQYCAGRGRQPIGERVASEIPDKEAEIYLAPRGVCTVITPWNFPAAIPTWLIGPALVCGNPVVFKPSEETPLTAQYVVRLFDLAAREHEAPPGVLNLVYGSGEVGEHLVRHPDTVGQLFTGSHGVGSRVKQIAASHYDKFAVCEMGGKNSLIVLEDANLELAVNSAILSAYKTTHQRCVSADLLIVQKSIEPEFTRRFLEVTDRVRFGDPLDAAFLAGPLINEKAVDKFEACASRIEEECEDRLRQGSREGPGNFVRPNVFRMSHRPGTFALTQEFFTPNVVIVPVEDFEEAMQVANASEFGLSMSLMTDDFRKMREFKVLGRCGLKYVNLPTIGAEVHLPFGGMKRSGTGMPSAAWLFNYMCHATAFTVNYAEEIKMAQGLSAKV; encoded by the coding sequence ATGCTCAGACCATCAATCGAGCCCCGGACCCGCCAGGGCAGAGAATATATCGCGGGGGAATGGAAAGCCCACCGGGAGGAACTGGAGGTGCTCAACCCCTCCGACCACTCCGTCATCGGATCGGTTCCCGTCTCTCAAGTCGAAAGCCTGGATCGGGCCGTGGCCGCGGCCAACGATGCCCTGGGCACCTGGGGGAACCACTTGAAGTGGTCCTGGGTCCGGCGGGCCGAAGTGGTGGATACCTGGGTCCAGCAGGTTCGCAAGCACCAGTCCGAGCTGGCACTCCTGATGGCGATCGAGAGCGGAAAGCACCTGGACGAGTCCAGTGCCGACGTGGTGGAGGCCATCCACATGCTGCAGTATTGCGCGGGCCGGGGCCGCCAGCCCATCGGCGAACGGGTAGCCTCGGAAATCCCCGACAAGGAAGCCGAGATCTACCTGGCCCCGCGCGGCGTCTGCACCGTCATCACCCCCTGGAACTTTCCGGCGGCCATTCCCACCTGGCTGATCGGGCCCGCCCTGGTCTGTGGCAATCCGGTGGTCTTCAAGCCCTCCGAGGAGACTCCCTTGACGGCCCAATACGTGGTGCGGCTGTTCGACCTGGCGGCCCGGGAGCACGAGGCGCCTCCGGGCGTGCTCAACCTGGTCTACGGCTCGGGAGAGGTGGGGGAGCACCTGGTCCGGCACCCGGACACGGTGGGACAGCTCTTCACCGGCTCTCATGGGGTGGGGTCCAGGGTCAAGCAGATTGCCGCTTCCCACTACGACAAGTTCGCGGTGTGCGAGATGGGGGGCAAGAATTCGCTGATCGTGCTGGAGGACGCCAACCTGGAGCTGGCCGTCAACTCGGCCATCCTGTCGGCCTACAAGACCACCCACCAGCGATGCGTGTCGGCGGACCTGTTGATTGTCCAGAAGTCGATCGAACCCGAGTTCACCCGGCGCTTCCTGGAAGTCACCGACCGGGTCCGCTTCGGAGATCCGCTGGACGCTGCCTTCCTGGCCGGACCCCTGATCAATGAGAAGGCGGTGGACAAGTTCGAGGCCTGCGCTTCCCGGATCGAGGAGGAGTGTGAGGACCGCCTGCGCCAGGGGAGTCGGGAAGGCCCGGGCAACTTCGTCCGTCCCAACGTCTTCCGGATGTCCCATCGCCCCGGGACCTTTGCCCTGACCCAGGAGTTTTTCACCCCCAACGTGGTGATCGTGCCGGTGGAGGATTTCGAGGAAGCCATGCAGGTGGCCAACGCCAGCGAATTTGGGCTTTCCATGTCGCTGATGACGGATGACTTCCGCAAGATGAGGGAGTTCAAGGTGCTGGGCAGATGCGGTCTGAAATATGTCAATCTGCCCACCATCGGCGCCGAGGTGCACCTGCCCTTCGGGGGCATGAAGCGCTCCGGCACGGGCATGCCGTCGGCGGCCTGGCTTTTCAACTACATGTGCCACGCCACCGCTTTTACCGTCAACTACGCTGAAGAGATCAAGATGGCCCAGGGCCTCTCCGCCAAGGTGTGA